AGATATCAACATCCTGCTTTTTGACAAACTCAGTAATGCACTTGATGACGAACAGAAAACGAATAAAATCGGGGCGCTGTTAACCAAACTCAGAAGAAATGGGAAAATCTGGAATGCCGGATCAAGAACAAAACCGGAATGGCGGATTGCAGAAAGAAAAGCAGAATAAATTAGGATCTTCAACGTAAAATGAACAACCAAGAATGACAGAATCCCCTGATTGACAAAGGGATACAAAGATATCAGTTTCTTTCTGCAAGTTTTTTTGCAGAAAGAATGCAGAAAGAATGCAGAAAGAATTTATGGAGGCCGGCTTATGACCCGGGAAAACCAGACCATCGAATGGAAGAAATCCTGGCGGGACGAGTACCTGCGCTGGATCAGCGGGTTTGCCAACGGCCAGGGCGGTGTGCTGGTGATCGGCAGAAACGACCGGGGGGAATCTGTTGGCGTTTCAAACGGCTCAAAGCTGCTGGAAGATCTGCCCAATAAAATCCGTGACCTGCTGGGAATTATGGTTGATGTCAATCTGGTTGAGGAAGCCGGGGTGGAGCTGCTGGAGATTCATGTGCCTGCCTACACCAATCCCATCAGTTTTCGGGGGCGGTACTATACCCGCAGCGGCAGTACGCTCCAGGAGCTGAAAGGCGCGGCCTTAGACCGGTTTCTGCTGCAGCGGCAGGGCCGCACCTGGGATTCCGTGCCGCTGCCCGGGGTCAAACCCTCGGATTTGTCCCTGACCAGCCTGAAGCGATTCCGTGAACTGGCAGCTGCCAGCGGCCGCCTGAGTGCTGCGGATCTGTCGGCATCAGATTCAGGGTTGCTGGAAAAGTTGAAACTGGTGGAAGGGAAATACCTGAAACGTGCGGCAGTACTTTTGTTTCATGAAGATCCGGATCGGTTCATCACCGGGGCTTTTGTGAAAATTGGCTATTTTGTTTCTGAATCAGACCTGGCCTATCATGATGAGATCCATGGGTCTCTTTTTTCCCAGGCCCATGTCGTTGTTGATCTACTGCGGACCAAATACATGAAAGCCGCCATCAGCTACCAGGGAATTCAGCGGATCGAGCAATTTCCCGTGCCTTACGAGGCCTTGCGCGAGGCGGTGGTGAATGCGCTGGTACACCGGGATTATGCCGTGCCCGCGCCCATACAGATTCGGGTGTACGAGCATAAACTGCGGATCTGGAACCCTGCGGTGCTGCCTGACGGCTGGGACCTTGAAAAACTGCTGGGTGCCCATGCCTCCCATCCCTATAATCCGGATGTGGCCAATGCGTTTTTCCGTTCCGGGGAGATCGAATCCTGGGGCCGGGGGATTGAAAAAATATTTTCTGCCTGCCGCAAAGCAAATTCCCCGCCTCCCAATATCCATGTGGACGGGTATGATCTCTGGGTGGAATTTCAATTTTCCCGAAAGTATCTGGCAACTGTCAAAGGTGAAGACGTCTTTGAGAATAAAGAAACAGGTTCGGGGATAGGTTCGGAGAAAAGTTCGGAGAAAAGTTCGGAGAAAAGTTCGGAGAAAAGTTCGGAGAAAATTGTTGAATTGTTGGAAGAGGACCCATATTTGACGATTTATGAACTGGCTGAAAAATTGCAGATTTCAACGCGGGCTGTGGAAAAAAACATTCAGAAATTGAAAAAAGCCGAAAGACTGAGACGCGTCGGACCCGACAAAGGTGGACATTGGGAGGTTTTGAAATGAAACCATCCGAAAAATACAAACTCGATGAGCGCAACCATGTGGAAAAGCCGCTCCTGGATCAGCTTTCCGTCCTTGGCTGGGAAATCATAGACTTGACCGAAAAAAAACAGACCCCGGGCCATACCTTTCGTGACAATTTCACCGAGGTTGTCATGTCCGGGGTGCTGCAGGAGCAGATCAAGAAGATCAATCCGTGGCTGGCCCATGGCCAGGTAGAAGAGGTCACCAGACAGTTGATCGCCGGCTTTCCCGGCACCGGGTTGATCGAGAACAATCAGTATGTCCTGCACCTGCTGCTGGAGAACACCAGTGTCAGCGAAAACCGGGAGACCGGCGAGCAGAGCCCGACAGTGCGGTTTATCGATTTTGACAGTGATCCGCTTGCAAACAACCGGTTTATTGCGGTCTGTCAGTTCAAGGTGCGCATCATGGGCACCGAACATCACATCATACCGGACATCGTACTCTTTGTGAACGGTCTGCCGGTGGTATTGATCGAATGCAAATCACCCAAGGTCAAAGATGCGGTCCCGGAGGCCATCGACCAAATACTGCGGTACAGTGAGCAGCGGGGGGCGAAGAAAGAAGGCAGCGCACCCCTGTTTTATTTCAATCAATTTGTCATTGCCACCTGCCGCCAGCAGGCCAAATTCGGCACCATCACCACCCACAGTGAAAAGCATTTTTATCGCTGGTCCGATCCTTACCCCCGCACCCTGAACGATCTCGATCACGGGTCCGGCAGCCCCAGTGACCAGCAGCGCCTGGTGGCAGGCATGATGGACAGGGGCAACCTGCTGGACCTGATTCGTACCTTTACCCTTTTTACCACCAACGACAAAGGCCGGACTGTCAAGATCGTGGGCCGGTATCAGCAGTTCCGGGCGGTGAAGCTGGCGGTCAGGCGGCTGCTTGCAGGTAAGACTCCCCGGGAGCGCAGCGGCATCATCTGGCACACCCAGGGGTCGGGCAAGTCCCTTACCATGATGTTCATGGTGAGAGAGATGTACCGGCATGCAGCCCTGGCCAACTGGAAGGTGGTGTTTGTGACGGACCGGACCCAGCTGGAGGACCAGCTCAATGACACCAGCCAAAGTATCGGCTTTACAGTCAAGGTGGCGGACAACATCAAGCAGCTCAAGGAACTGATGCGTGCGGATACCTCGGACCTGGTGATGGCCATGATCCACAAATTCCGGGAGGCAGACCTGACCGAAACTTTTCCGCAGCTCAACGACAGCCACCGGATCCTGGTCATGACCGATGAGGCCCACCGCTCCCAGTATAAGATGCTGGGTGCGAACCTGGACAAAGGCATCCCCAATGCCGCCAAAATCGGCTATACCGGCACCCCCATTGACAAGACCGAACGGGTATTCGGCGACTACATCGACAAATATACCATGCGCCAGGCCATTGATGACGGTGTCACCCTGGAGATTGTCTATGAAGGGCGCACCCACAATGCGGAAGTTGCGGATCAGGCCGGGATGGACCAGGCGTTTGCAGATGTGTTCAGCGATTACAACCTGCAGGAACGCCTGGAAATTCTTGGGTACGGGTCCAGGGATGCGTATCTTGAAGCAGAACCGACTATCGCGGCCAAGGCAAAGGATATGGTGGACCATTATCTGACCCATGTGTTTCCCAATGGCTACAAAGCCCAGGTGGTGGCCAGTTCACGCGAGGCAGCGGTCCGGTACAAAAAACATATCGATGCCGCGTTGACCGCTGGGGTGGCTGAGTTGAAAAAAGCCAACCCCCGGGAACTGGATCTTGCGCAGCTGGAGAAACTGCAGACAGATGTGGTGATTTCCGGCGGTCACAATGATCTGCCCAATCTGAAAGCGTATGCCGACAAATCGCAGCATGCGCGCAGCATCAAGAGTTTCAAACTGAGTTTCGGCGGCAAAGAGGACAGCGTTACCGGAGATATGGCCGTCCTCATCGTCAACAAAATGCTTATCATCGGATTTGATGCCCCGGTGGAGCAGGTCATGTATCTGGACAAGGTCATTACCGGTCACAACCTCCTGCAGGCCATTGCCCGGGTGAACCGTGTGGGCGGTGACACCAAGGACAAGGGCTTTGTGGTGGATTATGTGGGGGTGGGGCATCATCTGAAAAGAGCCATTGATGCCTATGATGAGCGTGAACAAAAAGAGATTATCGACACCCTGAGCTTTCCGGAAGAAGAGTTGCGGGATCTTCAGGGCATTCATGCCGAAATCATGGAGCTTCTGAAAACCCACGGCCTGAAGGACCTCACAGACCACGATGCGTTTTTCGATCTGTTTTATGATGAGGATGTGCGGTTTGACTACATGCAGGCGTTTAAAAAATTCACCAGATGCATGAACCTGGTTTTCCCGGCCCGGCAGGCCCTGGATTTCATGGGTGACTACCATGCGCTTTCGGAAATCAATGTCCTGGCAGCCAGGCATTTCCGGGATGAACGATTGAGCATGAAAGGCATTCCACCCAAGCTGCGGGCCATTACCGACCGGTATCTGATGTCCAAAAGCATCAATCCCACCATCGAGCCCATTTCCATTCTGGATGAGGATTTTGAAAAGAATGTCGGAAAACGCAGCCGGAACAAGACAAAAGCCGCTGAAGTGGAGCACGCCATCCGGCACCATCTGGATGTCGAACTGGATGATGATCCGGATTTGCAGGCCTCGTTTGCCGAGGCAATGGCCCGGATATTCCAGGATTTTCGCGACAACTGGA
Above is a window of Desulfotignum balticum DSM 7044 DNA encoding:
- a CDS encoding ATP-binding protein; this translates as MTRENQTIEWKKSWRDEYLRWISGFANGQGGVLVIGRNDRGESVGVSNGSKLLEDLPNKIRDLLGIMVDVNLVEEAGVELLEIHVPAYTNPISFRGRYYTRSGSTLQELKGAALDRFLLQRQGRTWDSVPLPGVKPSDLSLTSLKRFRELAAASGRLSAADLSASDSGLLEKLKLVEGKYLKRAAVLLFHEDPDRFITGAFVKIGYFVSESDLAYHDEIHGSLFSQAHVVVDLLRTKYMKAAISYQGIQRIEQFPVPYEALREAVVNALVHRDYAVPAPIQIRVYEHKLRIWNPAVLPDGWDLEKLLGAHASHPYNPDVANAFFRSGEIESWGRGIEKIFSACRKANSPPPNIHVDGYDLWVEFQFSRKYLATVKGEDVFENKETGSGIGSEKSSEKSSEKSSEKSSEKIVELLEEDPYLTIYELAEKLQISTRAVEKNIQKLKKAERLRRVGPDKGGHWEVLK
- a CDS encoding type I restriction endonuclease subunit R, encoding MKPSEKYKLDERNHVEKPLLDQLSVLGWEIIDLTEKKQTPGHTFRDNFTEVVMSGVLQEQIKKINPWLAHGQVEEVTRQLIAGFPGTGLIENNQYVLHLLLENTSVSENRETGEQSPTVRFIDFDSDPLANNRFIAVCQFKVRIMGTEHHIIPDIVLFVNGLPVVLIECKSPKVKDAVPEAIDQILRYSEQRGAKKEGSAPLFYFNQFVIATCRQQAKFGTITTHSEKHFYRWSDPYPRTLNDLDHGSGSPSDQQRLVAGMMDRGNLLDLIRTFTLFTTNDKGRTVKIVGRYQQFRAVKLAVRRLLAGKTPRERSGIIWHTQGSGKSLTMMFMVREMYRHAALANWKVVFVTDRTQLEDQLNDTSQSIGFTVKVADNIKQLKELMRADTSDLVMAMIHKFREADLTETFPQLNDSHRILVMTDEAHRSQYKMLGANLDKGIPNAAKIGYTGTPIDKTERVFGDYIDKYTMRQAIDDGVTLEIVYEGRTHNAEVADQAGMDQAFADVFSDYNLQERLEILGYGSRDAYLEAEPTIAAKAKDMVDHYLTHVFPNGYKAQVVASSREAAVRYKKHIDAALTAGVAELKKANPRELDLAQLEKLQTDVVISGGHNDLPNLKAYADKSQHARSIKSFKLSFGGKEDSVTGDMAVLIVNKMLIIGFDAPVEQVMYLDKVITGHNLLQAIARVNRVGGDTKDKGFVVDYVGVGHHLKRAIDAYDEREQKEIIDTLSFPEEELRDLQGIHAEIMELLKTHGLKDLTDHDAFFDLFYDEDVRFDYMQAFKKFTRCMNLVFPARQALDFMGDYHALSEINVLAARHFRDERLSMKGIPPKLRAITDRYLMSKSINPTIEPISILDEDFEKNVGKRSRNKTKAAEVEHAIRHHLDVELDDDPDLQASFAEAMARIFQDFRDNWKKIYEELEKLRERIRNAGKEPTYGLHRKKQMPFFRSFKREIFGAIKNDPLGSGSVAEKQAPYGFSEEEQVSILVDLTQQVFLAVERELKLVGFWESIPARNKLKADIQKILLQPAYAGLPNLLLKRAQIISRVMEIAEKNNDVILYAE